From one Bos indicus x Bos taurus breed Angus x Brahman F1 hybrid chromosome 7, Bos_hybrid_MaternalHap_v2.0, whole genome shotgun sequence genomic stretch:
- the MXD3 gene encoding max dimerization protein 3, protein MEPVASNIQVLLQAAEFLERREREAEHGYASLCPHRSPGPVHRRRKRSPQAPGALDSGRSVHNELEKRRRAQLKRCLEQLKQQMPLGADCVRYTTLSLLRRARMHIQKLEEQEQRARQLKEKLRSKQQSLRRQLEQLRGLGTVGERERLRADSLDSSGLSSERSDSDQEELEVDVESLVFGGEAELLRGFSAGQEHSYSHSGSAWL, encoded by the exons ATGGAACCGGTGGCCAGCAACATCCAAGTCTTGCTGCAGGCGGCGGAGTTCCTGGAGCGCCGcgagagag AGGCCGAGCATGGCTATGCGTCCCTGTGCCCTCACCGGAGTCCAGGTCCAGTCCACAGGAGGAGGAAGCGGTCTCCCCAAGCTCCTGGCGCGCTGGACAGTGGGCG gtctgTGCACAACGAGCTGGAGAAGCGCAG GAGGGCCCAGCTGAAGCGGTGCCTGGAGCAGCTGAAGCAGCAGATGCCCCTGGGGGCTGACTGTGTCCGATACACCACACTGAGCCTTCTGCGCAGGGCCAGAATGCACATCCAG AAGCTGGAGGAGCAGGAGCAGCGGGCCCGGCAGCTCAAGGAGAAGCTGCGCAGCAAGCAGCAGAGCCTGCGGCGGCAGCTGGAGCAACTCCGGGGGCTGGGCACGGTGGGCGAGCGGGAGCGCCTGCGGGCGGACAGCCTGGACTCCTCGGGCCTCTCCTCCGAGCGCTCCGACTCAGACCAAG AGGAGCTGGAGGTGGACGTGGAGAGCCTGGTGTTCGGAGGTGAGGCTGAGCTGCTGCGGGGCTTCAGCGCAGGCCAGGAGCACAGCTACTCACACAGTGGCAGTGCCTGGTTATGA
- the PRELID1 gene encoding PRELI domain-containing protein 1, mitochondrial isoform X1, which yields MVKYFLGQSVLRSSWDQVFAAFWQRYPNPYSKHVLTEDIVHREVTSDQKLLSRRLLTKTNRMPRWAERLFPANVAHSVYILEDSIVDPQNQTMTTFTWNINHARLMVVEERCVYRVNSDNSGWTEIRREAWVSSSLFGVSRAVQEFGLARFKSNVTKTMKGFEYILAKLQGEAPPKTLVETAKEAKEKAKETALAATEKAKDLASKAATKKQQQQQQFV from the exons ATGGTGAAGTATTTCCTGGGCCAGAGCGTGCTCCGGAGTTCCTGGGACCAAGTGTTCGCTGCCTTCTGGCAGCGGTACCCGAATCCCTATAG CAAACATGTCTTGACGGAAGACATAGTGCACAGAGAGGTGACCTCTGACCAGAAGCTCCTGTCCCGACGACTCCTGACCAAGACGAACAGGATGCCCCGCTGGGCTGAGCGACTGTTTCCTGCCAATGTTGCTCACTCAGTGTACATCCTGGAGGATTCTATTGTGGACCCACAAAACCAGACCATGACCACCTTCACCTGGAACATCAACCACGCCCGGCTGATG GTGGTGGAGGAACGATGTGTTTACCGTGTGAACTCTGATAATAGCGGCTGGACCGAAATCCGCCGGGAAGCCTGGGTCTCCTCTAGCTTATTTGGTGTCTCCAGAGCTGTCCAG GAATTTGGTCTCGCGCGGTTCAAAAGCAACGTGACCAAGACTATGAAGGGTTTTGAATACATCTTGGCCAAGCTGCAAG GTGAGGCCCCTCCCAAAACCCTTGTTGAAACAGCCAAGGAAGCCAAGGAGAAGGCCAAGGAGACGGCACTGGCAGCTACAGAGAAGGCCAAGGACCTTGCCAGCAAGGCAGCCaccaagaagcagcagcagcagcagcagttcgtGTAG
- the PRELID1 gene encoding PRELI domain-containing protein 1, mitochondrial isoform X2, with the protein MFRAEEPYRISGRTRPASKHVLTEDIVHREVTSDQKLLSRRLLTKTNRMPRWAERLFPANVAHSVYILEDSIVDPQNQTMTTFTWNINHARLMVVEERCVYRVNSDNSGWTEIRREAWVSSSLFGVSRAVQEFGLARFKSNVTKTMKGFEYILAKLQGEAPPKTLVETAKEAKEKAKETALAATEKAKDLASKAATKKQQQQQQFV; encoded by the exons ATGTTTAGGGCAGAAGAACCCTATCGGATAAGCGGCCGGACTAGGCCCGCAAG CAAACATGTCTTGACGGAAGACATAGTGCACAGAGAGGTGACCTCTGACCAGAAGCTCCTGTCCCGACGACTCCTGACCAAGACGAACAGGATGCCCCGCTGGGCTGAGCGACTGTTTCCTGCCAATGTTGCTCACTCAGTGTACATCCTGGAGGATTCTATTGTGGACCCACAAAACCAGACCATGACCACCTTCACCTGGAACATCAACCACGCCCGGCTGATG GTGGTGGAGGAACGATGTGTTTACCGTGTGAACTCTGATAATAGCGGCTGGACCGAAATCCGCCGGGAAGCCTGGGTCTCCTCTAGCTTATTTGGTGTCTCCAGAGCTGTCCAG GAATTTGGTCTCGCGCGGTTCAAAAGCAACGTGACCAAGACTATGAAGGGTTTTGAATACATCTTGGCCAAGCTGCAAG GTGAGGCCCCTCCCAAAACCCTTGTTGAAACAGCCAAGGAAGCCAAGGAGAAGGCCAAGGAGACGGCACTGGCAGCTACAGAGAAGGCCAAGGACCTTGCCAGCAAGGCAGCCaccaagaagcagcagcagcagcagcagttcgtGTAG
- the RAB24 gene encoding ras-related protein Rab-24 produces the protein MSGQRVDVKVVMLGKEYVGKTSLVERYVHDRFLVGPYQNTIGAAFVAKVMSVGDRTVTLGIWDTAGSERYEAMSRIYYRGAKAAIVCYDLTDSSSFERAKFWVKELRNQEEGCQIYLCGTKSDLLEEDRRRRRVDFHDVQDYADNIKAQLFETSSKTGQSVDELFQKVAEDYVSVAAFQVMTEDKGVDLGQKANPYFYSCCHH, from the exons ATGAGCGGGCAGCGCGTGGACGTCAAGGTGGTGATGTTGGGCAAGGAGTACGTGGGCAAGACGAGCCTGGTGGAGCGATACGTGCACGACCGCTTCCTGGTGGGGCCTTATCAGAAT ACCATTGGGGCCGCCTTCGTAGCCAAGGTGATGTCTGTCGGAGACCGGACGGTGACTTTGGGTATTTGG GACACAGCAGGCTCTGAGCGCTATGAGGCCATGAGCCGAATCTACTATCGGGGCGCCAAGGCTGCCATCGTCTGCTATG ACCTGACAGACAGCAGCAGCTTTGAACGGGCAAAGTTCTGGGTGAAGGAACTGCGCAACCAAGAGGAG GGCTGTCAGATCTACTTGTGTGGCACCAAGAGTGACCTGCTGGAGGAGGACAGGCGGCGGCGACGAGTGGACTTCCACGACGTTCAGGATTATGCAGACA ATATCAAAGCTCAGCTCTTTGAAACATCCAGCAAGACAGGCCAGAGTGTGG ACGAGCTCTTCCAGAAAGTCGCAGAGGATTACGTCAGTGTGGCCGCCTTCCAGGTGATGACAG AGGACAAGGGCGTGGACCTGGGCCAGAAGGCAAACCCCTACTTCTACAGCTGTTGTCATCACTGA